A part of Scophthalmus maximus strain ysfricsl-2021 chromosome 20, ASM2237912v1, whole genome shotgun sequence genomic DNA contains:
- the LOC118284982 gene encoding uncharacterized protein LOC118284982 — protein MFPRGHLSGHDEPNTSELLQLSPKTQDLRKKRSQSPKVGQSLHRALQKCLQGADDNDLSSVDTTCSTADLTPSGENSSSDCQDSIGILDKAISGLIERTNNKGDNLEMEDEEAEQGSSNVVEHILKELKGINKIQEEISDLRLYLTSVRGSVDEVSCCVDAVLSEIGELYTGASAASHPSPVSETPHIRRGSLGRQNAITSLYCRETSPVLDCTPSHRTFKHWHIDGNTLSQSDNQTDQENQEQNLNMYMPRPTNADLCYLEFHRGHDYQSTSSLSSYHSSNCPEVGFHSGDTEFDRWPSADMQHSRSGEGGWSEDDICSCANSGEEVDSCLRAWDRCVTEDTQSSTTGHSSHNSSEHLSSLFGLHNNSPSSSPSTVDSRPPRLQTEEENLDSNYAANCPYSYSSGYRTMDACPNEMDSGPSRSLSGSTVLLTDGDDRPSSGHTLDLGSAESLEREWTDPSISRGDGGESLSLVSSEMDSEGTPKTPNVGFDATTFSMAVLTFRSALKGALKKLDGSNPEDGKDVSGSEASPSPIRQASESKEKQSDSEYTERDRSLVENHDQFGTPKEDSEASVYVDYGEAPENLSLILQTSPHQPNLSPGTPTQYHFVEISQVKEECPTDGEPSKLDQTPDCCPPRQSESPKGLVLNTDEVRLSPIRENHVLDEVNQGKPTDASHRERINNFQRILKEKRQTRNRLSKSAQGSQGSHGSQGSQGSQSQDEFIPEYWREDDQVTH, from the exons ATGTTCCCCAGAGGACACCTCAGTGGTCATGATGAACCAAACACATCAGAGCTACTTCAACTCTCGCCCAAGACGCAAGACCTGCGGAAGAAGAGATCACAGAGCCCAAAAGTGGGGCAAAGCCTGCACAGAGCACTGCAGAAGTGCCTGCAGGGGGCAGATGATAATGACCTGTCATCAGTGGATACTACCTGCAGTACAGCTGACCTTACCCCATCTGGGGAAAACAGCAGTTCTGATTGCCAGGATAGCATTGGGATTTTGGACAAAGCTATAAGCGGGCTAATTGAAAGGACCAACAATAAGGGAGATAATTTagagatggaggatgaggaagcTGAACAAGGCTCAAGTAACGTTGTGGAACATATCCTGAAAGAGCTAAAAGGCATCAACAAGATCCAGGAAGAAATTTCTGACCTGAGGCTTTATCTAACATCTGTGCGAGGCTCAGTGGATGAAGTATCTTGCTGTGTCGATGCAGTGCTCAGTGAAATAGGTGAGCTATACACTGGGgcctcagctgcatctcatcctAGTCCTGTTTCTGAAACACCCCATATCAGGCGAGGAAGCCTGGGTAGACAGAATGCCATCACATCTCTTTATTGTAGAGAAACTAGTCCAGTGTTGGACTGTACACCATCTCACAGAACATTCAAACATTGGCACATTGATGGAAACactctcagtcagtcagacaacCAAACAGACCAAGAGAACCAAGAGCAGAATTTAAACATGTACATGCCACGTCCTACAAACGCTGACCTCTGTTACCTGGAGTTTCATCGTGGCCATGACTACCAAAGCACCAGCTCTTTGTCATCTTATCACAGTTCCAACTGTCCAGAAGTAGGCTTTCATTCTGGTGACACAGAGTTTGACAGATGGCCCTCTGCTGATATGCAGCACAGTAGAAGTGGAGAAGGAGGTTGGAGTGAGGACGATATCTGCTCCTGTGCAAACAGTGGAGAAGAGGTAGACAGTTGTCTACGTGCTTGGGACAGGTGTgtcacagaggacacacagagcAGTACAACAGGTCATTCTTCACACAACAGCTCTGAGCATCTCTCATCGCTGTTTGGACTCCATAATAACTCTCCTTCCAGCTCTCCTAGTACGGTGGACTCGAGGCCCCCTAGACTacaaactgaggaagaaaacCTGGACAGTAACTATGCTGCAAACTGTCCATACTCATATAGTTCAGGTTATCGCACCATGGATGCCTGTCCAAATGAAATGGACAGTGGGCCCTCCAGGAGCCTGAGTGGCTCCACTGTGCTTTTGACAGATGGTGATGATCGTCCATCATCTGGTCATACTCTTGATCTAGGGTCTGCTGAGAGTTTGGAAAGGGAGTGGACAGATCCCAGCATCTCCAGGGGTGACGGAGGTGAATCTTTGTCTCTGGTGTCATCTGAAATGGATTCTGAGGGCACACCCAAGACCCCTAATGTAGGTTTTGATGCAACAACTTTTAGCATGGCTGTGCTCACTTTCAGGTCAGCTTTGAAAGGGGCTTTAAAAAAGTTGGATGGGTCCAACCCTGAAGATGGGAAAGATGTCAGTGGGTCTGAGGCATCCCCATCTCCTATCAGGCAAGCCAGTGAATCCAAGGAGAAGCAGAGTGATTCAGAGTATACAGAGAGAGACCGTAGTCTAGTTGAGAATCACGACCAATTCGGCACTCCAAAGGAGGACAGTGAGGCTTCGGTCTATGTAGATTATGGGGAAGCTCCTGAAAACCTGTCATTGATTCTTCAAACATCCCCCCATCAACCAAATCTCTCTCCGGGCACCCCTACTCAGTATCACTTTGTAGAAATTTCACAGGTAAAAGAAGAATGTCCAACAGATGGGGAACCGTCCAAACTTGACCAAACGCCAGACTGTTGTCCACCAAGGCAAAGCGAGAGTCCAAAGGGTCTAGTGCTCAATACAGATGAAGTGCGGTTAAGTCCAATCAGGGAAAACCATGTTCTTGATGAGGTCAATCAAGGAAAGCCTACTGATGCCAGTCACAGAGAACGCATCAATAATTTCCAGCGCattctgaaagaaaagaggcaaACTCGTAATAGACTGTCCAAATCTGCTCAGGGGTCCCAAGGCTCTCACGGGTCTCAAGGGTCTCAGGGATCCCAATCTCAAGACGAGTTCATCCCAG agtATTGGAGAGAAGATGATCAGGTTACTCATTAA